The window AGATGCGATAGAGGTCGGAAACGTTCGCGGCCAAATGGCGGCGCAGGTTCTCCATGCAGCGTTCGTGCAGAATCTCGACCGTTCGCGCGAAATGGTCCGTCTCCGAAAGCGCCCACACCGTGTATTGTCCAAATTCCATCAAGTCCGCCGCCATCCACAACGGATCGGCAAGACCGTCCATGATAATGCCGCGATCCCCCACTTCGCCGTCAATCCGCGCGCGGTCCGATGCGTCGTAGGTAACCGGTTCATACGGTACCGACAGGGCCTTGTCCACGTCGTCGAGGCTTTTGCACCAATGCTCCGTCATCCACGTGGTATGGACGTTGTCGAAAACCTTGTAGGATCGCGTGAGCGGACCTTTCGGCGTGTGAACAGTCTGATAATAGACGGTGGCATTCCCTTCGCGGCGCTCGGAACCCGTAATCTCGACGGGATAAGCGGATTCGAGAAATCGCGCGTTGGACCCCGGCCCCCACATGGCCAGGCAATCGGTTTTTTCACGGATGACGTCCATCAACGCGCGATAGGACGGATCGTTATTTTCAAAGGCCCGGCTGTTCCAGCCCACCAATTCGTAGGTCGAAATCGGCACGCGGTCGGCTTGGCCGCCGCGGAGGGTCAACAGTATCCGTTCCCGGGAAGTCATGCGGTCCTTCTCCTCTGCGCAAAAGACCATACGACGGCCTGCCGGGAAAGATCAACCGTTCCCATTTTTGTTCAATGGCGCAGGAAGCGATTTCGAATAGCCGGGCAACGGCGTTCCCGGGAGAGCAGTCTTGCAAAACTTCTTTTCCGCGAGAAAATAAGTTTCCATGAGAGCACCGTGCTCTCGGAGTCGTGAACGTCCCGGGATGTAACGCCGATTTCCAAATCGGTTCGATGAAATACGAACTGCCGATTTGGAAATCGGCGCTACAAGGCGGCCATTTTCAAATTTCGCACAAGATCCCGATACCTGCTCCGACATGAAATGGCCCGGAATGGCTATCTTCGTGGAACTTCTCATCCCTTTGTCTCAAGAAGTTTCCTCGATCAATCTTTTTTTGGACCGAAATGACAGGCTCAACCGAATTCCCGCGCATTACGTCATTGCGTTGAAGCCCTTGGACAGGAACAGACCGTTGCTTCGACTTATCGCGCCGCGAGTTTTTTGGCGATCCCGGCCACATGCCGGCCCTGGAACCGGGCGATGGCCAACTCGTTCTCCGAGGGCTGCCGGGAACCGTCGTGACCGGCGAGCGTCGAGGCGCCATAGGGCGTGCCGCCGGTGATTTCATTCATGTTCAACAGGGCGGCCTGCGAATACGGCACACCGACGACGACCATGCCGTGGTGCAGCAGGGTGGTGTGAAAACTCGCGATTGTGGTCTCCTGGCCGCCGTGCTGCGTGGCCGTCGAGATGAACACACTGCCCACCTTGCCGATGAGTTTGCCTTCCATCCAGAGTTTGCCGGTCTGATCGAGGAAATTCCGCATCTGCGCGCACATGTTGCCGAAACGCGTCGGCGTCCCGAAAATGATGGCGTCCGCGTCCGCCAACTGTTCGGGCGTGGCCACGGGCACATGGGCAAACGCCGCGCGCGCATCCAGGGCGCCCGCCCGCCTCAGCGCCTCGTCCGGAACCAGTTCAGGCGTCTGGTAAAGCGTCACGACGGCGCCCTCCACCTCGCGAGCGCCCTCCGCCACCGCCTCGGCCAGACGATAGACATGGCCATACATGCTGTAGAAAACGATTTGAACATTCACGGCCATTGGAAATCTCCTTCCCATTTTGGAGCGACCGGTCTTGTGGCTCCACCGACTTTTACAAATCGCCATTGAACGATATGGTCGAACGACATCCTGGTAACAAAAAACCGGCGCGGGCTATTTCAGGCGAGGATCCA of the Candidatus Hydrogenedentota bacterium genome contains:
- a CDS encoding uroporphyrinogen decarboxylase family protein, with product MTSRERILLTLRGGQADRVPISTYELVGWNSRAFENNDPSYRALMDVIREKTDCLAMWGPGSNARFLESAYPVEITGSERREGNATVYYQTVHTPKGPLTRSYKVFDNVHTTWMTEHWCKSLDDVDKALSVPYEPVTYDASDRARIDGEVGDRGIIMDGLADPLWMAADLMEFGQYTVWALSETDHFARTVEILHERCMENLRRHLAANVSDLYRICGPEYATPPYLPPELFDRFVTPYVKEMVERLHEKGALARFHCHGRIGQVLDMIVATGADALDPCEAPPDGDIELAEVKRRAGDRLCLCGNLQLKLLEHGSREEVRQAVIACMDAAKQGGGYIILPTAAPINTPLAPKTEANYITFIETALECGAYA
- the wrbA gene encoding NAD(P)H:quinone oxidoreductase produces the protein MAVNVQIVFYSMYGHVYRLAEAVAEGAREVEGAVVTLYQTPELVPDEALRRAGALDARAAFAHVPVATPEQLADADAIIFGTPTRFGNMCAQMRNFLDQTGKLWMEGKLIGKVGSVFISTATQHGGQETTIASFHTTLLHHGMVVVGVPYSQAALLNMNEITGGTPYGASTLAGHDGSRQPSENELAIARFQGRHVAGIAKKLAAR